The Gigantopelta aegis isolate Gae_Host chromosome 3, Gae_host_genome, whole genome shotgun sequence genome segment ttagttaaagtttgttttgtttaatgataccactagagcacattgatctattaatcattggctattggatatcaaacgtatggtaatttgacatataatcctagagaggaaacctgctacatttttccattagcagcaagggatattttatatgtaccatcccacagacaggatagcacataccacagcctttgatataccagtcgtggtgcactggctggaacgacgaatagtccagtgggcccaccgacagggatcgatcccatactgaCCAAGCATCAGGTGAGAGCTTTActattgggctacatcccaccaccTTACTCTATTAGAGCTACggggtgggatgtaacccagtggtaaagtgcttgatgtgtggtcggtttgggatcgatccctgttggtgtgcccattgggctatttctcgttttagccagtgcaccacaactgatatatcaaaggccatggtatgtgctatcttgtctgtgaggtggtgcatataaaagatcccttgctgcattagaaaaagtaagtgggtttcctctcatcactatgtgtcagaattaccaaatgtttgacatccaatacctgaacccattgggctatttctcgttccagccagtgctccacaactggtgtaacaaaggccatgtcatgtactatcctgtctgtgggatggtgcatgtaaaagatcccttgctgctaatcgaaaagaatagcccatgaagtggcgacagcgggtttcctctttcaatatctgtgtggtctgacgccatataaccgtaaataaaatgtgttaagtgtgtcgttaaataaaacatgtctccttccttccaatagccaatgattaactaatcagtgtgctccagtggtgttgttaaacataactAACAAACTTTCTATTAGAGCCACAGTAAACCAACTTGTGCTCAGTAAAGAAATAATTGGGGTTCAGTATGTCAGCTGTATTGAACTGACGTTGCCACGGGAATATCTTGTGCCCGATACATAGCACACCCATGCCATTTAGAATGTTATCTCATCCAAAACGTATAAGAAAATTAACTCGGTGTGCGTCActttagaattttttatttattttattgaagtaCAGTCTAAATGAGTGTACGAATACACAACGAAACCAATGCTGCCCAGTAGACTGTTGCGAGTAACCTGTTTTTGAaagtaaaatattaagtttatagTCTACGTGATTTACAGTATGTTATATATCTTAAGGTAATTTTACTTCATATCCATTTGCTAAATGGTACAAAAATTTCTAACAGGATTTAATTTTTAGCGTTATGACAACAGATAAGTAACATCAAACCAATGCACTGAATGCAGGCTAGTAGATTTTAttagttaaagtctgttttgtttaacgacaccactagagcacattgatctattaatcatcggcttggctattggatgtcaaacatttagtcatttgacatatagtcttagagaggaaatctgctatatttttccacgCATTTTAGATTGACTAAAACAAATCCATAAAGATCCTAGTTTTGTTTAGCTAAaacaagagaagaaaaaagaagaagaaaaaattctAGTGGATGTCCTTTCTTACTTTATGTTTTATCTTTGACCATATATCTGAACATcgtattaaagtttgttttgatcttTGACCATATATCTGAACATcgtattaaagtttgttttgttttgtgacaCAACTATacgacattaattaattaatcaagttGGCTATTGGGGGgttaaacatttactaattcTGAGGAAAGTCTTAAGAGAAaatcctctacatttttccattggcagccaaggatcttatatatatatacaccatcccacaatcAGGAtcacacatatcacagcctttgatataccagtcatggtgcacaggctagaacgagaaatagacccactgatggggattgatcctagaccaactgtgcttcaagcaagtgctttaccactggactacgacccccaccacccccagaTTACACAGATACTGGTTTTACAAGTCCACTGAATGTggaattgattaatttatagttatcacaaatatgtataaaattgtgaaatattgtACTTGCAACTTTGAGAATGCTTCTTTAGCAATTTACAGTAAATTAAAGGAAATGTCACCCTTATGACACAACTCTTATTATGCCTGCATTTAAAACTTACACatgtctaaaatatatttggcaTTAATGTTTGCCTAACTTGTAAATGTGCACCATTTGCAAATTGGCAAAATGCACTTAATTTGCACCTGTTTGTTTTCATCCCTGTAATGCAGTAAAATCTGTGTGTGAAAAGACATGGCTGTTGTGGGTGGGAGTCCAATTTAATCTGTTTGCTGTCTTTGCTATGCTTGGTGTGATTTCCCATGTCAAATCGACATTCAGTGTATTTACTCGTACGTTATTTGGTCAGTccaactatagtccatcccatcattctataaacatattttttgtaaataatttcagtttggtttgaaataataagaaaagtgaaagtgttttggaaatgacaaaaatatactatttgtgtgtgcaatttgcAAATCATtaggctcagaaataaataacttgtagtaacttccatagaatgaaaaaaaggtgttccctgtgggacggactatagatgatCAGTGTGCCAATATGACTAGCCCAGCTTTTGTCAATAGCTACCCACAAGAATTATAGAAtaacctttttaaaaactgcTGTTAATTGTCACACACATTGTTAATACgggtttttttatagaaaattttGGAATGTACTCTGAACAGAAGAAACCCTCATGGGAAATATGCAGAAATAATTAATAAGCACACATTGCCAATACATTTCTGCTATTGAAATTTGATGAATACTCTGATGGCAGAAGAAATCTGCATCGGAAATATGcagaaataacaaatataagtCGGTGCTGGAACTTTTAAGGAGTGTGATGAATGTGAGTGTGATGGtatagtttgtttgttgttgtttaataatAGTATAAAAGTGTTAAATCCATTGcatggttgggggggggggggggggggtggggtggggggtttatTGGGTTGCCTGTtgcatcattttaaaaaaggttttaaaagtAATTGTGTTTCAAACATGAGGTATATATGCCAATTTATCTACATACATCCAGACGGTTTCattcttattttaaaagtatatttttgttactgGACGAAGGAAATAACCAGATCAAATGGTAGAACTTGCATTGATTTATAAAAGACAAATAATAATAGCTTTTGTACTTTTCAAGGTTTTTACAAACATCGACACCATATTcgtagaggataataaatgagttgtCAGGTATTATctaatttatgtcccgagtgaaataatttccacTTAATTGTCACAATCTTTAGCAAGTagcaaatgaaaattatttcacaagggacataaatttaataataaaaactagcAGGGAACCTTTGTTCAGTACAGAACCGTACCCTGATCATAATCCTAGCGGGGGCACtatactttttataaataaatgaaacactatacaaattaaaccctgagatgtgtatgctattttctggagtacaaaaaacaaaaagttcgATTCTGCCCCCCCTGAGGTACAGCCCTGCAGTATAGCATTGTGATTCACTATGCAAATTTCAGAGAttgttacacaattttaaaatgttagactcctgtttaaatgtagtttgttaaaaagttatttcagtacattgtataatgaaataccaatttattacaaaatttaaaaattaaaacagagTAAACCAAATTCTTTAAACTATGTGATGTCATATGCCAaattgtgatgatgtcatatttagtaagGATGTGTGATGTTACCGGTATATATACAAAGgtggaataaaatgttttacgcCTAACTATGATGAAGTGCTGCTGGAGCAATGAAGCTTGGTAGGCAAATAATTCAGCTCTTCTGATGACTAACTAGCTATTTTGTTTCAAGTTCAAAACATCTTTGGTGACTGCAGCAGGACTTTGAAGTTCAGAGGTATCAACTTTTCGTGAAAATGGAGAAAACTGAGTACCGGGCCGTCATCAAGTATCTGAATTTTAAAGAGTTAACTCTCATGCAAATCCATGCCGATATGGTCAGTACATTAGGAAATAGTGCTCCCTCATTTGCCACTGTGAAAAGGTGGGCAGCAGAATTCAAGAGGGGTAGAAAAAGCATTGAAGATGAACCAAGATCTGGCAGGCCTTCAACTGCCTCCACACAGGAATACATTAATCCTGTACACCAAATGGTGATGGATGATAAACAATTAACTATTCACTCCATAGCTGCTGCCATTGGCATCTCCCATGAGCGAGTCAAGAACATTCTAACCAAAGAACTTGGAATGCCAAAGGTTTCTGCTTGATGGAAAACTTGGAGCTTTTTGAAGCAGATCCAGCTGATTGCATTGAACATTATTTGACTGAGGATGAGTGTTGGGTCCATCACTTCAAACCAGAGACCAAAAAACAGTCCATGCATTGGAAACACCCAGCGTCACTTCCTCCAAAGAAGGCAACGGTCATTTCATCTGCTGGAAAAGTGATGGCCTCAATGTTTTTGGATGCCAAGGGGGTTGTGTTTGTGGACTACCTTCCAAAAGGCCAGACCATCAATGGGAAGTACTATGCCAACTTGCTAAGGCAGCTGCATGAAGCTAtcaagaagaaaagaaaagggaaGTTGACAAAAGGTGTCTTGTTCCACCAGGACAACGCCGCCTCTCACAAGTCCATCATTGCAATAGCTACTGTCCATAACTGGCTTCAGCCTCATTCAGCATCCACCATACTCCCCTGATCTGGCACCCTCAGACTTCCATCTCTTCCCAAACATGAAGAAACACTTAGCTGGCAAGCATTTTCATGCTGATGATGTCAAAACTGCCGTTCAAGACTTCTTTGAGGGGCAAGAAAAAACCTTTTACAAAGCAGGGATCCAGGTTCTGCAGTGCCGCTGGCAGAAATGTGTGGACCGTCAAGGGGACTATGTTGAAAAATAACTAGTGAAGAAACTCATTCCAAAAGTGCAGCATAATTAGGCTCAAAATATTTCATCCAACCctcgtatatacatgtagtactggtatgatatattttggtaaataatatatatattacaatatgcCATACTTGTACCAATTCACTTGCTAATTTCCATATTTCATGTTTATTGTCAGGTGGAAACCTCTATCTCTTAGATTCCTTAAAAGCAGTTGACAGTGCTGTAAAGTGGAATATTTGACGCCCTTGTTTACGAGAGCTTTATCACTGAGTTACACCTGCTCCTGACCAGGTCTATAATTACTTGAGTCCACAGATGTTATACATttcaaacataataaataaacatcaaaTGGAAATCAAAAATACAATCTACTTATTGATTCATAAACCACATGTAATAACAGCTGTTGTACTACTCAAGGTTTTGACAAATGCTAACaccattatataattatatatatatggggcaTTGAATTTtgagattttaatatttttttcaagaattcCATCAGAatcataaacataatttaatatagaTGTTTTGGGATTCTGTCTCATAATCTTATGCTTCCGACTCAAAATCAGGGATTCACAGAAGCACTGAATCGTGCTAAATTAATTCACAGCCTGTATATACAGTACCTTTATGTTCATTGTACAGTGAAACTGGGATTTTTTCATGCCATTGTACGTATGCCTATTTTTAATATTCCAAGAAATCAAAGATGACTCATAAAACTTGTAAAACGTTGCACTGTACGTTTTTggtctaaaaaaaatataattgttgttCAAGTCcattactcgttccagccagtgctccacaactggtataacaaaggttgtggtatgtactatcctgtctgtgggatggtgcatataaaagatcccttgctgctaatcgaaaagagtagcccatgaagtggtgacagcgggtttcttctctcaatatctgtgtggtccttaacaatatgtctgatgccattgttaaggataaataaaattagtccaggagccaggtcgatttatctatgtcagagagtcaggaaggtttgaacattgattcttatgtaaCAATATGTGTAGATTTCAGATCTGCAACTCTTACTTGTCTAAACCTGTACATTAATTGGGAATTTGCATATTTgtaatggtacatcaaagtcaaTTTGTGTTCGATCTGCTGCTACCCCAAAACAATAGTCCACGGGACACAGACCCCAAATTTCAGCTATAGGGGAgattaaactctttaaaaatgttttttgtgatgCTTAATATCCAAACTTTCCATTTTGATTTGCTGGACTTTCATACTTGGTCAATTTGACCTACATTTTCAAGATCAAATGAAGGTCAttgtttctgaatatataatatgctgtaaatgacacaaatcatttgtttcttttaattctttccaataatattggtcaataatgttcatattatgACTTTGGTTTATAGATATATCTATTACACATCTAGTAGGGGTGATTCCTGATTGACATTTTAGGGGCAGGTCCATAATTTAACGAAAGGGGGAGATGTTTAGGTAAAGGTTACGTCCACATTTTGGGACATggtttgttagaaatgggtacCATTGCTTACTGAGATCTGTACAGGGTATGGTTTATAGTGAGGATGGGTGCGGTTTATGGTAAGGGTAGGTACCCATGCAAACGTGACCTTTAAATGTCATTTTGGAGGTAATTTAAGGTCATTTAGTGTCAAAGTAGGGaaaatttaagtttttacattttttacaaCCTTGAGGGTAGGGCTTTTTACAATTATGCTACATAAGGTTTACTCTTAATAGATATGATTACATTAGATCATTACAGTGTACAAGCATACTATGGGGAATCTTGACATTAAAATGAATTTATCTCGAAACAATGTGTTTGCAAGTGTTTAaaacatggggttttttttaattaatggtaCCCATCATGCTTACTGAGATCTGTGCAGGATACGGTTTATGCTGAGAGTAGGTACCCACGCTAAATTGACCTTTATTGAGATCTatgtagagtatggtttatgGTAAAGGTAGGTACTCATGCCATTTTGACCTTTTGGGTGTCATTTTTTAAGCTAGATACTGTATGTAGATAACTGGCACTACAATGCATACAAACTGACAGGCTATTATAATTTGCATTGGTATAGCAGTTATGAAAAATAAACCTGGTCCCCTAAGATCATTGTAACTGCACACCTAACATACACTTACGGTAATCTTGGCACTAAGATTGCGTGTGTGTTAGCTGGGAATGTGCATGTTTTTAATGGTATGTCGAAATTGTTTCCTCTGTCAGCCCCTACCCAGAGACAAAGAAGTACTCATTAAATTGATTGTTTCTCAACCTGAATAAAGTCAAAtgatatttttaagttaactaattGTTCCAAAGATGTTTATGaatgaaaatatgaaatataaatttatatatgttttgtataaTCTTTGGTTTTGgtgtaaaatgaaatgaaatctgtCTTTCTAAACGACTAGGCAAATACAATTTCAGACATGTTTTGTTAGAAATGGGGACACATGCTTAATGCTATATTGTGTAAGGTTTACAAAGAGTGTAGGTACCCCGTCATGTTAAGATCATTTAAAGTCATTTGGCACAAATtaagaaaaattattattattattattgtctgtttgtttgttttggggtattgtttttgtttggggggttttggggggagtGGTTGAATATCATCAATATTTAAGTTATAATGTTATTATCTAATTAAAGTCAATATAACTGTTTATTCTAGCAACAAAATGTGGACGTAATCTTTTCCTAAGCATCTCCCCCTTTCGTCAAATTATGGATCTGCCCCTGAAATTTCAATCCAGAAGCACCCCTACTAAATGTGTAATGGATATATCTATAAACCAAAGTCATAATATGACCATTATTGATCAATTTTATTGGAAAGAATTAAAAGGAACCAATGATTTGTCATTTacagcatattatatattcagaaataatgaccttcatttgaccttgaaaatgtaggTCAAATTGACCAATTATGAAAATCCAGCAAATCAAAATGCAAAGTTTGGATATTTAGTGTCACAAAAAGCATTTTTAAAGAGTTCAATCTCCCTTATAACTGAAATTGGAGTCTGTCCCGTGGACTTGTTTTTGGGTAACAGCAGATCAAACACAAATTGATCTTGACGTACCATTAAAAGTATGCAAATTCccaattaacatacatgtttagGCAAATAAGAACTACAGATCTGAAATCTACACATATTCttacataagaatcaatgttcaaaccttcctgactcACCGACATAGATAAATTGACATGGTCTTGTactaaatgtgttgagtgcgtcgttaaataaaacatttacttcaagTCCTTTGCAATTAATGCTGTAACTATATTTGCATGCTACAAAATTAGGATACAATTACAAACCCATTTTTCAATGGAGTTTTGTTTATACATGCAAGCAGGTGAAGCTAGCTAACACGTCTGGTGTAGCACcgagaccaagtaaaatgtaatGATTGAATTATATCCCTTAATGGTCCCATGGTACTCGGTCCAACTTATCTGCTGGTATGGAAACCAAGTAATCAAATCGGTTGGCACTGATGGCAGACGATAAGGGATTCACTCGAGAGATGATGTTTTGTGCTGGGTCTCTCAGTGGTCTAAATATGTTAGGTTACAAGCTGAATTTACATAATTTCTCTGACAATGTGAACTGATTGAGTTTGCATGGATAAGCCACCATGTTTATCAGCTGAAGAACAACAGTGATTTCTCCGTTAGCCTCAAGGTAATAAAAAGTCCTCACATTCTGAAGCCTAATTGTTTTGGGGCTTTTTTGGGCATGTATGTTTATCCCTTCATTGTTGagcatttaaatatttgaatacagTCATGTACTGTACTACCCtttgtagctcagtgggttaAAGGTCATggtcacattgatttttgtttttaaactaacTAGAAAATACATtgagaatatattttaaatggtgTTATTAAGTTTGGAAAATGTGATTGTGCATCATCAATTCAGGTACATGTACTAAAGATTATTTATTTTCCCATTGAATAACATGCATTGTAGGTTGAAAATAGATAATGTGTCATGGTAGACTACTTATTTGAAGGTATATTTATATGGATCAAAGGTCAATAGAAAAATGTcggctgttttgttttgttttgttctttgaaTGATCCAGCccacaacacattttttttatgtgtgtgttttttccttgatttatttttattctctaGTTTTATAGTGGGGGAAAAAATctgaacaaaatttaaaaagaaaagaaagaaaaagtgaTGGTGATTTTTATGCATTTTGACCAGATTACagcaaattatatttgtataagaTTGCACTTAATGAAATAGATTTATtgtggtggaggggggggggggggggggaatggtgAGTGCAAGTTGTAACTCACAAGTAGCCTAGCTAGAAGTCAAAAATTGTCTGTTATGCCAAGAGTCCCATCAGTTGGGTTTTTCTCTATCCCAACTGGTGATTCAGTATATTTGAAGTCCTGTGTATGGAGAGgtaagacgtagcccagtggcaaagcattcgcttgatgcgcaggaTGTctggatcgattcccatcagtgggcccattgggctatttctcgttccagccagtgcaccatgactggtatatgaaaggctggggtatatgctatcctgtctatgagatggtgcatataaaagatcccttgctgctgattgaaaagagtaacccatgaagtggtgacagcaggtttcctccctcaatatctgtgtggtccttaaccatatgtctgatgccatataaccgtaaatgtgttgagtacgtcgttaaataaaacatttccttccttcttcctgtGTATGGCTTGTGATTACTATTGATGTCCCATTATTGTTAACTGGTATAAGtgtgtggcagcagcaggtttctcaCAAGAGTAAGTATCACCgttaccatatgttagacacaacCACTCCTTTCCCTTCCTTTCTATCCTGACatccaaaacaaattatatcccaaataattgatttaatttcctttataatttggataatggaaataaaagtgttgttaaatatgtCTCTGCTTTTATGGAATAACATTTTTTTCCCCACATCCCAAAGAACCACTGTCATTGATATATATGCTTTAAAGATGCAACATATGGTCTCATTTCCCAAGTTCTTCATAAAACCccaaataaaacattgtcaACTATGGCAAATAAAAAGTTAGAAGGACAGATTTCAGACTTTTGTATTTATGTGAGTTGTTGAGTTTGCATTTAAGAattgtgagtatatatatatacagtagaatctcattggctcgaacgcccaacggtcgaacctaccggtattctcgaaccaagaacaatgtcccgattttttctctctattaaacccttttattttggtgctgattggtcgaatacccctagggtcgaacagaagctttctctcgaaccagtttattagtccgaactgtaaaattaaacatatatagctcgaacgactaagtcgatccgaagaaatacaaaaaataatttatatttatttacgaaTTTTTCATTGACCCTTTCACGTCGGTCACAAagtaagttaatataaattcggaagtggaacgaattaatcctagatcaAATGCCGGCTtctcatgttgtttatttagcacctatcggtaattatctttctagtacagaTAATAGTACTACGATAATCGTGAgctgaatgaaccttgcatgAACCTTGCCTCCGCCTGTGCTTCATGCACTTTCATTCTTTTCTCAACGTTGTCAATACGtcgcaaaagattctacaacagcataataaagaacgattttttaaattaataaatatttataaatgcagactaccagtgtgtttgttatttgtttattcaacgctgataaataatagttacaaatatgtatctcatccgacatttgaAGGCGACTTCGTTACTTatgagtcaatcggaccatctcgcccaagccagttttacggaaatatgcgaggtattccgattggtttttgtgttacagaagcacccgacaacggccgaatgcatggttcgaactacccgatgggtcgaacagactttgatgcaccgacagtgttcgagccaatgagattctaatatatatatatatatatatatatatatatatatatatatatatatatatatatatatatactgtatatgtaaagtttgttttatttaacgacaccactagagtacattgattaattaattatcggctattagatgtcaaacatttggtaattcttatatGTAGtcacctgctatatttttccattagcagcaaggtatcttttatatgcacttttccacagacaggatagcacatactacacacaaaatttgatgagttgtggtgctctggttgAGACGAGAAAAAACCTGAGGTAGTTTGATccagcgacgcaagcacctcaggtaagCATTCAACCAAATGATCTAAATC includes the following:
- the LOC121368749 gene encoding protein GVQW3-like gives rise to the protein MEKTEYRAVIKYLNFKELTLMQIHADMVSTLGNSAPSFATVKRWAAEFKRGRKSIEDEPRSGRPSTASTQEYINPVHQMVMDDKQLTIHSIAAAIGISHERVKNILTKELGMPKVSA